In Zingiber officinale cultivar Zhangliang chromosome 9B, Zo_v1.1, whole genome shotgun sequence, the genomic window TCGTGATTATTGTTCTTGGAATTAAAACATCTATTTGCCTGGGACCGATCTGATCATGCATGGTCTCCCTAACCAATCAGTTTATATGGGCTGTGACATCTTCCATGTTTTCAACCTTAACGAATCTCTTTGCATTCTTATGTATTGGCTTATTCCACTACCATGCATATGCCTGAAAGAGTGTTACATTATCTGGCATTAATTAAAATATGTTAGCAGTCAAATCAAAAtctttataaaagaagaaagaaaagtcaATTCTTCTTTATATAATAAAAGAATAAAGTTCGAAGAGAGTCGAATCTCAAATTGAACGAGGTAAGATAAATATTGTTTCAACATAATATTGTAGTAAAGATGATTATGCTCATCCTAGGTGCCTTTCACAGTCCATCCTCGAGTTATGTGAAGGGAGATAAATCGTGGTCAATTTATAGTCGACCGCTAAGTTGGCTGGGGGTGGGAGGGTTTTTTTTCTTGAGGGTATGCACCCAGGAATTGATCTCTTATTCCATTATAACAAGTCTGCTACCCTCTAGCTAACTGGACATCCCGTGGGGACCATATGAAACACAATATTGAAGATAGTCAAAGTGGTCACGTCAACTAAAAATGATCTATAAGAATAAATCTTGTCATTTTGATACACAAAATGACAATGAAGGCAAAATCAATAATGAATCAGAAATCGTGTCATGCCAAAGTTGTCTTTTGTTCCTCTTTTCATGTGCATGCTCATTACTAACCTCTTTCTCTCTTCGATTGTGTTGATGCGATTGAAGGGCTGAGTTGAAAGCGATGGTGGAGTCAACTATGAGTTTTATATGTCAATAGCATTTGATGATAAAATTTCCTAATGCTAATTTCATTTCAATTTTTGTGGAATGCACTTAAGCCATGTTTTTATATGCTATTTTGAATGTGTTGACAAGGAAAAGGCCAAAATGCTTATGATATATTTGTCATTAACTTGGCACAAAGTTCAAGTAATAATATTCCAAATAGTATATTGCTTTAAGAAACTTCTCTGGTGTTATGCAAGATATGTCCAAGTAGACTGCATCAAATTTCATGTTAGCTAACCACAATTGATACCATCTGTCTCTTAATATTGCAGGCTCCAGAAGATGGGTGCTCTAGTAGTTGATAAAGTCGTTCATGGACATCAAGGATGGCGACTCATTACTTGTATTTGGCTACATGCTGGGGTTGTCCATCTACTTGCCAATATGTTGGGCCTTCTATTGATTGGAATTAGACTCGAACAAGAATTTGGATTTGGTAAACACAAATTCCTATATGGAAACTTCTAGTTCAGATCACAGCTCACAAGCATTCTCCACCTTAAAAAATGTTTCCCTCTGCTTATTTATCTGCTCATCTGTTATTGTTTTTATTGAGATTCTAAATTTTATTGGATGTGTATATATAATATCACATGTACACATTAATATGTTATACTTCCATGTCCACCAAGCAGGAAAAGGAATTTCAATACCAAGTGGAAGGTTGGATTAAAATAAACATCTTTGGTTCTTGCTTCTTCAGATTTGAGGAAGAATACCAATCCCTTTCTTCATAGAGAACTTCTAATATGTTGGCTCCTGATTCTACCACTTAGGATGTTTTGTTGCTCCTTCAGATTTGAGGAAGAGTACAAATCCCTTTCTTCATAGAGAACCTATTAATCTTGTCTCGTCATCCTACCACTTAGGATGTTTTTTATGTGATTAATCTGACATTTAATCATGTGTGTTTTTCAGTGCAAAAAGTGCTATATATAATGATTTTTCTTTTCCCCCTAGTCCCGAGTAAGTTTCACCTTCCACAGAAATGATTACATAATGTGATTTTAGGTATTCTTCCAATAAGGGTCATGTGCTGACTGTTTGTCATGGTTGAGGTGTGGCAAAATAGTCATGCAATTATTAGCACATAATATGTAATCTTTTTTAGCAACAACATCTTATTGCCAACTTTTAGATGTTTCCAGCGCCTTAGTATGCCTAACCGTTATAATGTTTGCCTTTGCTGAGGTCTAGCTTACAAATGTGTTTATGGCTTATTCAATTCATGTTCTAGGCTTCTTGCAGACTTGCACCATTACCATTATGCTGCCGTGGTtataacattttattttcaacttttcacCATATAAAGCACTGAGTTTTAACTAATATCCATAAGCCTTTTTTGGCTCTTCTAGTGCACTGTGTTTTGATTGCTTAAGGACCTGTTTCAACCCAAACTGTTTTGGTTTCTTCTAACAGTGAGAATTGGACCACTCTATGTCATTTCTGGAATTGGTGGGAGTGTTTTATCTGCTCTATTTGTCCAATCAAATATCTCTGTTGGTGCTTCTGGTGCTCTTTTAGGGTTGCTTGGAGCGATGCTTTCAGAACTCATAACAAATTGGACAATATATGCAAATAAGGTATCATATTATATGACTATTTACAAGCTTAAGTGGATTCTGGTTGTCTGCCTCTTAATCCTTATCATCTAATTCTTCCTTAATTTATAACAGTGTTCAGCAATGACAGCGCTTATTGTGATAGTAGCAATTAACTTGGCTCTTGGAATCCTCCCCCATGTTGACAACTTTGCTCACATTGGAGGATTTGTTACTGGATTCCTTCTAGGATTTGTCCTTCTAATCCGTCCACAATATGGTTATCTAAGTCAGAAGTACACTCCTGTTGGATACAATGGCCCTGTAAAGAACAAGCATATGATCTATCAATATGTGTTATGGGTTATTGGTGCCATCTTGCTAATTGTTGGGTAGGTGTCTGACATTTTTTATCCCTGGTTCTGAATTTCTTGTTGTTTTTATACATGAATTCTTCAGCTTAACCATTGGTATTGAATGAATCATTTGACAAAACAGAATAATGTAGAATGATCCACAAATCTGCATTTTCAGGTTCACTGTAGGCCTGATATTGTTGTTCAGAGGATTCAATGGGAATGATCACTGCTCCTGGTGCCATTATTTAAGCTGCGTCCCTACCTCCAGGTGGAACTGCAGACAGGGAACTGAAACATGCGAGGTGAATGTCCAAATCATGCTCTAGTTTTTGGTTGATGATATCTTCTTGCAAGATTATGCTAGTCTCCTGCATGATTTACCCTCCACAGAGCGATAATATCTGATAGATTTTGATTGAACATTTTGCTACTTTGCTACATGATTTACTCACATTGGCAATGAATGAGTGTTGCCTTCAGGTTAATTTACAGCGTCAAATCCTCAACCCAGTATGCGAGAATAAACCtgtattttctctttttttaagAAATCTTGTGATCTCGTGATACCAAATATGGGTTTAGGAAGAATACCCCACACACACTCACACACATATATACATGAATTTGCTTTAACTAACACCACCTCACCATTACTGTATTGAAAGGAATTGGAATTTATAGAATTAACATTgctgatattttaaattttgtaaacgGTGCTGTTTGTTTAACTCCTTTTCCTCTCAAACCTTGTGATGGAAATGAACTCAAGAGTCTTGGAAATTTGAAATTTGTGCCGTATTTATGTGTGTGTTATATGCTTGAATAGCTTGAATTTGTGCGGGTTTTTTAGGGTGAATTTTTAAGACGAATTTTGACTAATGAATGATCTTGTGGCAGGTTTCACAGCTTGGGAGCAGCATGTACAACATTACTTGCCAGGGTAGTGGGAGAAACCGTGTGTACAATACAACCCAATCGACTACTGACTTGTGTAACCAACTCTGCAGTTGAAGAGGAAACTCTAATTTTATTCTACCATATCCTTCAATTGGTGCATTCATTTCTACATAGCTGGGTCAGTGTCCGAGTTGACTATACATATGCGCTTAGGTCCACAAGAGTCCATTTCTTCTGTGTAAACCTTCCTGATTATGACAAACTAATGCATGTTCATAATTCACAGAGCAAATCTCCAAACTAAAACTACACTTGTCGTATTAGTATAAACATTTTGATGCTCGACATACAAGAGTTCGCCAGCTAAATAACTCATCATAATTAAATCATGTATGCTTCAGCTAGTATTTGAGATTAACTACCTTATCTCTCGTTACAGTTATAGATCACAGGGATTGTTGGGATTGCGTTAAAAAGTTTATATTGAAAGAATGAAATGGGATGAAAACAAATGGATTTATAGAATACAAAACTGGACATCAATTAGAACTAGATCGTTGTTATTGTTTCTTTTATTCTTCCTCTCGATTCAGATTCTGTCTGTTTGCTTAAACTTGAGAGAGCCAAGAAGAAATCTCTCTAGTAACTAAGATGTCACTGTTTGTTCTACCTCTTTTCGTTGTTTGTATTGATCTTTTGTCCATGTTATATGCTAGAAGCTCCGATATTTGACTCTATGGATTTGGTTTGCTGGATTGTTTGATGGCatggtttagtttcttttaaaaaattcagaTTTGTTTTTGACTTGATCTCTGTCTGAAAATTGGAGAGATGATATGTTGGGTAGGTGACAGTGTGATTGACTAGCAGAAGACTTTGCGATGGGGAGAAAGATGATGAACTTGAACAGGAAGAGAACCCTGAGCGCCTATTTCTTCTTTGCACTCACTCAAGAGAGCAAACAGAATGTTAATGCCCAAGAAAGATGATGAACCTGAACAGGAAGAGAACTCTGAGCGCCTTTTTCTTCTCTGTACACATTCAAGAGAGCAAACATAATGTTAGTGTCTAAAAACCAGGGAAGGAGTCTCTAGCGAAGGCTCTTTGATGTTCAAGTCAGTGGAATATTCGAGTAGGCAAAATGGAGAGAAGAACAGTAGGATGCGTGCGTGTAAATGAGACTGCTGTAAAATATACGTACCTTGTCAATGGAGAGGACCCCTTTATATATCACCTTTTATAACTTCCGCAATCATGAGGTAACAGAGAATATCAGAGATTGTTGAGTAATGGAAGACATACAATCTAGGTAACAGAGAATATCAGAGATTGTTGAGTAAGGGAAGACATACAATCTTGGACGATGTACAGTAACCGTCCGAGGAATCTTTCGTTATCCATATGTGTACCTCTTTTGTCTTTTGTAACTTACACTATTAATGAGACGATTGAAGGAATATGCTATCATAAGTTATCGACTGATGGGTAGTGTAATCACCTTCGAAGAAGGTTCTGATGAATGCTCATATTATAATAGAAGAACATTCTCTGACAAATGATTGTTATTATGATATATTGTTATGATTTTCTGATCATGTTGTCTGTTGAGTGTATTTCGACCGAGTCTTTAAATCAACTGACTATATATTCGTTCTTTCTTTAAGCTGCTCTGTTATATACTAGATGACGTTTGATATCTGATCTGGAAGTAATATGAAGCTAAGTTCTCTAGGCTCGGTCAGTTTCTTGGTTAATCGATTATATATCGGGATCTTGCCTTTAAGGAATGGAGAACTAAGTCCTTAGATGTTCAATCAGTACTTTAAGTTGATCGTCTATATAAGAGAAGATTCACCTTTGAAGTGAGAACCTAAGATCTGGAAATCCAGCTGAGTTTATAACACCCTGTTTGGAAACAACTTAAGtgaaggaattgaattgaattccattaagAATTGAATTCTAGcagaaattcaattcaattcctaTGTTTGGAATGGATTAGTGAATAacagaattgaattgaattccttaatttggaatctatttgaattgaattccattcttATACATTTACCATTTTATCCTCATAACTAACCATTTAATAACAAAAACTCCATAAAAAATGTTAGCATACCACTCTTGTTCCAGAGCAGATGGCAGCATGCCTCCCTGCCTCCTCCGATCGCTGAGTCTAAGATTTACCAGCTTTAAGATCATGTCTGTAAGATTCGCCAGTTTTCATTGTTCCAGAGCAGAAAGCAGCATATCAGTTTTAAATTGTCAGCATAAATGACTCGAGCAAAGCTTCAAACTCTGTAAGATACTTATACTCTTATTCTTCCATTCGATTACACCATAGCAAAGCTTCAAACTATAATTTGACTTCGTACAGTAGCTTGTTAGAAACCCAGAACACCATCAAGAAGTTGACTTGCATAATTTCTAATACAGCAGAGTACAAGGTCAAACAAAGCATTCTCAACAAATAGGTTAATCCGTCAATGAGCTTATTGAAAGGCAAAGCTCAGCAAGAGCATGCACGTCAACTcccttaaatataaaatttattttaaattttatatttggtataaaataattttttacctgCTACTCTATCATTCtctatttaataaatttttacctGCTACTCTATCATTCacggaatttaaattttataaataatacttttttaaatttagagaaggaaatttatttcttaaataaaatatataaaataaagacAATAGATTGTACAATAAAAAAGATATATTTTACACAAAATTATGGTAGGCTGATGTTGTCATCACCACCATGCTGCAGTGTTGAAACTGCTTTCTATAATGTCGTAGCGATCCAATGTCGACCGCATCATAGTAATGTGTGGAGGAATAAACATCGCAAAGagaatgcttgatgtgtgtgccGAGTACGAAGAAAAAGGCTCTTAGTTCACCTGAACTTTAAGCTTAGTCATGCCAACCTCCAGCTTTCCAACAATGACTTCATTTTGTTCGCCACGGGGCTTTGCATCTTTGATCCTAAGGCATGGATGCTGCAGACACTATGCTGCGGTTGGCTGATTTTCTGAAGCAATGTCAAGTAGGGGGCACAGGAACTCGGTAAACTTGCAGGCATCAGCCTTAGGAAACTTGTATTTCTCAACTAGTAGCTCGTCTAGTGGCGGCCAGAATTTGAGTCTTCGGGTCCTCTTGAGGTCACCATCCAATCCTTCCAAGTGTAATATTGTCTTCAATATTTTGGGAATTCATACTTCATATTGTAGAGCAAATTAGGAACAAGAACAGTGACAAATCAATTCGATTACAGAAACTAAAAGagaaatgaaaaggattatataAACAAAATTTCTCTAATTAGTCTTCCAAAGAATAATTCACCAAACCGTAGCAAACCTAACTTCTCCCCCCAAAAATATACCAAAGTACCAAGTTAAGTTGTTGTATGAACACAACAACTTTCCCACCCAAAAAATACATACGTAAAATCACCAACTTAACTTTTTAGCTAACCATTGCAAGCGTAGCTCTTCtgggaaacaaaaaaaaactccAATAAGATTAGGATGTTCATTTAGCAATTCAACAGCTTCAAAAAGTTTGTCAACCTCCAAACCCAATTTAGCTACTGCTTCATATATTTCTGCAGGCTTCCAAACTTGAGTGTTTGTATTTAAAATAGCTTGTGCAATATCTTTCATTGCCGAAGACACCTCATTTAATTGGGATGAGTACTCATTTGTCATTGGTGCTTTTCTTTTTTTACCTTTCGCAACTGAAGCATTAGGTACAAAAGGATTTGATATTCCAAATTGTGATCCCGGTGTTGATGGCACACTTTCAAAATCAAAGGTAGAAAACTTATCCAAATAAACATGATTGTTTGCTTGCATCTCATCAATTTCGTCAATAGTAATATGAGTCTCCTCCCTTTCCCACCTTTGTACTTTTTCTCTAGCACTCTCATCTTGAGCTCCAGTTGCTACATCTTTCTCATATATCTCTCTGAGAATCTCCAAGTGATGAAGGGATTTTCCTTTGATATTTTTGTACCTTGGATTGGCCTAGTAACAAAAGGAAATCACAATAAGAAAGTTCGTAAACAAGCATGTGCAAGGAAGATGCTACCAACTATATTATAGGAAATGAAATAAAATACTCATACCTTTATCAGAGATTTCCACACCTCTAGAGGAGCctcaaatgttttaaaagaatcatTCCATCCTATTCCACTTTTCAACTCAATTTCTTTTGATAGCACCATTTGTTCTTTAAGAGTTTTGAGACGATTCATCACTTTGGTTTTGTTGATGTTCAAagaaaatttatcattaatttcCTCTACCACCTTCCTATATGCTTCAGCAGAAAAAGCTCTATCTTCCTTTTGACCCTTACTCTTTTGCTTCTTAAGAACTTCAAGCATCACACCATCCATTTCTGTGGTCCACTTAAAGTATGCATTACAATCATTTCCTCCCACTTCAAAAACTTTTTCAGCATCCATATCACCACCTATAATGTACTGAAATTAAAATAAcacaataataaattataaaacatGAAAGTTAATCATCCATTATAATGTCACATCCAATAACAACTAATAAATCAAACCATACATCAACTCTAGTTCATGTTTGAGAGCAACAAtaatacacaaaaaaaaaaatcaatgtctAGTTATATAATCATTCCACATTTGTGCGGCAATAGAGTCTCTTAAGATTTCCCCCCTTCGTCCATCTTCTCCTCTAGCAATTGCTCCATTAGCAAGTCCATGATCAGGCTCATTATTCATGAGATCCCTATCAACTTGTGCAATAATTTCTTCATCTGGATCAAAATCCACTAAGAAGTTGTGCAAGATGCAGCATCCTAAAACAATTTCACTCACTGTCTCTACATCATATCTAGACATTTCTGCTAATATTGGAAATCTATTCTTCAAAACACCAAAAGCTCTTTCAATTGCATTGCGTAATGAGGAATGTCTTAAGTTGAATAACTCTTTTGGGTTTTCAGGCGGATGTCGAGAATATTCTTTCAAATGATATCGAGTGCTTCGATATGGAGTGAGAAATGTTGACCTCAACATATATCCAGCATCGGCCAAGTAGAACTTACctaaaaaatagaatttaaaatatttatataaaaaaattcagGAGTCTTAAATAGACATGAAACACATTTATGGAAAAACTTAATACCTTGAGGGGCATTTAGATTATCTTCTCTACTTAACGCATTATCTAAAATTCTTGAATCTGAAGCGGAGCCCTCCCACCCAGGTAATATGTACGTGAAtttcaagtcaaaagtacaagctGCCAAGACATTCATTGTAGGATAGTTTTTCCTTCCTCTATACCTTGACACATCTTCTTTTGAAACCTTCACTCGGATATGTGTTCCATCTATTGCACCGATACAATTCTAAAAGTTTCAACATAAACCAGTAATCATTATCATGTgacattacaaaaaaaaatttaaaacaatatttatatttaaaaataccttaaagtatggaTAGAATCTTCCTCCACTATTGAGTATTTGTGGTGAGACAGTAGAACCATTTGGTTGGACTAAAAATTGATCTTGAAGTGTTATTAAAGCTCTAAGAACTTTGTGGAAATGACGACTAATGGTCTCAGTAGATCGACGAAAGAAAAAACTTTCTGATCGAACACGTCCTTGACCACTTAAAATATGTAGAAACTTAGCAACTTGTTCCTCAACAAAACTGTATTGATTATCCCTCAGAAGTCCTCTTCCACGAAGTATTGCAACTAATCGAGTGAAAGCATCATAACTCATGCGTATTACAGAGCGTGCGTTATAATGGGCTTCT contains:
- the LOC122025023 gene encoding RHOMBOID-like protein 2: MAPEAEAKLRSWRGSDGSDGHHSVDVGPAVAPPPAPAPAQIPGPPQRQRDKKWWPLLVPVIFVANVIMFVITMYVNNCPRNSPLSSCVLRRLGRFSFQPLRQNPLLGPSTQTLQKMGALVVDKVVHGHQGWRLITCIWLHAGVVHLLANMLGLLLIGIRLEQEFGFVRIGPLYVISGIGGSVLSALFVQSNISVGASGALLGLLGAMLSELITNWTIYANKCSAMTALIVIVAINLALGILPHVDNFAHIGGFVTGFLLGFVLLIRPQYGYLSQKYTPVGYNGPVKNKHMIYQYVLWVIGAILLIVGFTVGLILLFRGFNGNDHCSWCHYLSCVPTSRWNCRQGTETCEVSQLGSSMYNITCQGSGRNRVYNTTQSTTDLCNQLCS
- the LOC122023208 gene encoding protein ALP1-like, whose product is MRQFDINAILAIVAYAGYLACMQYMTRHVSRIERPTTQSQRCNGNQVRRELMAQLEAHYNARSVIRMSYDAFTRLVAILRGRGLLRDNQYSFVEEQVAKFLHILSGQGRVRSESFFFRRSTETISRHFHKVLRALITLQDQFLVQPNGSTVSPQILNSGGRFYPYFKNCIGAIDGTHIRVKVSKEDVSRYRGRKNYPTMNVLAACTFDLKFTYILPGWEGSASDSRILDNALSREDNLNAPQGKFYLADAGYMLRSTFLTPYRSTRYHLKEYSRHPPENPKELFNLRHSSLRNAIERAFGVLKNRFPILAEMSRYDVETVSEIVLGCCILHNFLVDFDPDEEIIAQVDRDLMNNEPDHGLANGAIARGEDGRRGEILRDSIAAQMWNDYITRH
- the LOC122023207 gene encoding uncharacterized protein At2g29880-like, which gives rise to MDAEKVFEVGGNDCNAYFKWTTEMDGVMLEVLKKQKSKGQKEDRAFSAEAYRKVVEEINDKFSLNINKTKVMNRLKTLKEQMVLSKEIELKSGIGWNDSFKTFEAPLEVWKSLIKANPRYKNIKGKSLHHLEILREIYEKDVATGAQDESAREKVQRWEREETHITIDEIDEMQANNHVYLDKFSTFDFESVPSTPGSQFGISNPFVPNASVAKGKKRKAPMTNEYSSQLNEVSSAMKDIAQAILNTNTQVWKPAEIYEAVAKLGLEVDKLFEAVELLNEHPNLIGVFFCFPEELRLQWLAKKLSW